A region of Ignavibacteriota bacterium DNA encodes the following proteins:
- a CDS encoding DUF4160 domain-containing protein codes for MPEISRFLGIVVYMLYNDHSPPHFHAKYGEYKITVEIESGVIEGKFPRRALNSVIEWYLKYKDELMDDWNLAMEHDALKKIPPLE; via the coding sequence ATGCCGGAGATATCCAGATTTCTTGGAATTGTAGTTTATATGCTTTATAATGACCACTCTCCACCACACTTTCATGCTAAGTATGGTGAGTACAAAATTACAGTTGAGATTGAATCAGGAGTTATCGAAGGTAAGTTCCCAAGACGAGCTTTGAACTCTGTCATTGAGTGGTATTTAAAGTATAAGGATGAACTTATGGATGATTGGAATTTGGCAATGGAACATGATGCTTTGAAAAAAATTCCACCACTGGAGTAA
- a CDS encoding type II toxin-antitoxin system RelE/ParE family toxin, translating into MQIEVSTKAQKFLVSQTIDSQNKIKQKISSLKLYLEENNKIPFNNMDIKVLKGKWYPFKRLRTGKIRVIFEVDFKLKKLYIEELDNRGDIY; encoded by the coding sequence ATGCAAATTGAAGTATCAACAAAAGCACAAAAATTTTTAGTATCTCAAACAATAGATTCTCAAAATAAAATTAAACAAAAGATTAGCTCATTAAAACTATATCTTGAAGAAAATAACAAAATTCCTTTCAATAATATGGATATAAAAGTTCTGAAAGGGAAATGGTATCCATTCAAAAGATTAAGAACTGGAAAAATTAGAGTAATATTTGAGGTTGATTTCAAACTGAAAAAATTATATATTGAAGAGCTTGATAATAGAGGTGATATTTACTAA
- a CDS encoding pyridoxal phosphate-dependent aminotransferase produces MLHADIHADEYTNPNVLGLTESDTLVINARSKQLMSEGKQVFRFGLGQSPFPVPDSIVDCLRLNAPQKDYLPVQGLQALREAVAYFHRRKDGIDINPNCVIIGPGSKELVFLLQLVFNSEVIIVSPCWVSYVPQAKILGKEISVIHSRYQDKWHLTPKLFEEFLTKRNVGNKPSLMILNYPGNPDGGSIEERDLKAIADLAREHHIFILSDEIYGQLHHQGKHISIGRFYPEGTIISSGLSKWCGAGGWRLGTFAFPENLSWILDKMAIVASETYTSVSAPIQYAAVQAFRGGSEIEEYLWQARKILSNLGKECVQILKRGGVKVYEPTGGFYLFLDFSKFAKKLNAKGITTSKQLCSQLLNDTGVAILHGSSFSRPENEFSARMAYVDFDGAGALATARTTPLHKSLPDDFNEVNCKNVIEGVNEIVKWFKGL; encoded by the coding sequence ATGTTACATGCAGATATCCATGCCGATGAATACACAAACCCTAATGTATTAGGTTTGACTGAATCTGATACACTTGTAATTAATGCACGCTCAAAACAACTCATGTCTGAAGGGAAGCAAGTTTTTAGATTTGGGTTAGGGCAATCTCCATTCCCTGTACCGGATAGTATTGTTGACTGTTTAAGATTAAACGCACCTCAAAAAGATTATCTGCCCGTTCAGGGACTTCAAGCACTCCGTGAAGCAGTCGCATACTTTCACAGAAGAAAAGACGGCATTGATATTAATCCGAATTGTGTAATTATTGGTCCAGGCTCGAAAGAACTTGTATTTCTTTTACAACTTGTTTTTAATTCTGAAGTTATTATAGTAAGCCCATGCTGGGTTTCTTATGTTCCGCAGGCGAAAATACTCGGCAAGGAAATATCAGTCATACATAGTCGGTATCAGGATAAATGGCATTTAACTCCAAAACTTTTTGAAGAATTTCTAACAAAAAGAAATGTGGGGAATAAACCTTCTTTGATGATACTCAATTACCCAGGTAATCCGGATGGTGGCTCAATAGAAGAGCGTGATTTGAAAGCTATTGCCGATTTAGCAAGAGAGCATCATATTTTCATTTTATCAGATGAGATTTACGGGCAGCTTCATCATCAAGGCAAGCATATTTCGATTGGCAGGTTTTATCCTGAGGGAACAATCATTAGTTCAGGATTGTCAAAATGGTGTGGTGCCGGAGGTTGGCGACTTGGAACTTTTGCATTTCCGGAGAATTTGTCATGGATCTTAGATAAAATGGCTATTGTGGCAAGTGAAACATATACTTCAGTTAGTGCACCGATTCAATATGCCGCTGTTCAAGCGTTCAGAGGCGGAAGCGAAATTGAGGAATATCTTTGGCAGGCACGAAAAATACTTTCTAATCTTGGCAAAGAATGTGTACAAATTTTGAAAAGAGGCGGCGTAAAAGTTTATGAGCCAACCGGCGGATTTTATCTGTTTTTGGATTTTTCTAAGTTTGCAAAGAAATTGAATGCTAAAGGCATTACAACATCAAAGCAACTTTGTTCACAGCTTCTTAATGATACTGGTGTAGCAATTCTGCACGGAAGTTCTTTCAGCAGACCCGAAAATGAATTTTCTGCTCGTATGGCTTATGTTGATTTTGATGGTGCCGGAGCACTCGCAACTGCCAGAACAACTCCGTTACATAAATCATTACCTGATGATTTTAATGAAGTTAATTGTAAAAATGTCATTGAAGGTGTAAATGAAATTGTGAAATGGTTCAAAGGGTTGTAG
- a CDS encoding DUF2442 domain-containing protein, which translates to MKNLKILSAKYLIDYKIFLTFNDGKSGEVNLENDLWGKIFLPLKDISNFIQFKISPVTNTIEWPNGADLAPEYLYSKCE; encoded by the coding sequence ATGAAAAATCTTAAAATCTTATCAGCAAAATATTTAATTGACTATAAAATATTTCTAACATTTAATGATGGAAAATCAGGTGAAGTAAATTTAGAAAATGACTTGTGGGGTAAAATTTTCTTACCTCTTAAAGACATTTCAAATTTCATTCAGTTTAAGATTTCACCTGTAACAAACACTATTGAATGGCCAAATGGAGCTGACTTAGCACCAGAATATTTATATTCAAAATGCGAATAG
- a CDS encoding DUF721 domain-containing protein, which produces MLINRDALTLDDLIQVYIEKTGLHEEYELALIINNWAELVGEKFAEVSKPDTLKNGVLTTRCSSSVWRSELFMRRQQIIDKINDYRNKEVIKSMVIR; this is translated from the coding sequence ATGTTAATAAATAGAGATGCATTAACACTTGACGATTTGATTCAGGTTTACATAGAAAAAACAGGTCTTCACGAAGAGTATGAATTAGCATTAATAATTAATAATTGGGCAGAATTGGTAGGTGAAAAATTTGCGGAAGTTTCTAAGCCCGACACATTGAAAAATGGCGTTCTTACAACTCGATGCAGCTCTTCAGTGTGGCGTAGCGAACTGTTTATGAGAAGGCAGCAAATAATTGATAAAATCAATGATTATAGAAACAAAGAAGTGATAAAAAGCATGGTTATTCGCTGA
- the recF gene encoding DNA replication and repair protein RecF (All proteins in this family for which functions are known are DNA-binding proteins that assist the filamentation of RecA onto DNA for the initiation of recombination or recombinational repair.) produces MHIKSININNFRNHSNTQIEFGDGVNVISGQNGSGKTTILEAVSVASLSKTFQPCLDISLIKSGEEYFSIKTSAISNVDAPYNVQIEYRKNQRKKINTSIGDNLNPKDIIGIIPLVVLSPDFKSLTFGSPQDRRQFLDMILSQSGRHYASETLRYRKLLKQRNSMLSEYLKSGSTNRDYYEILTDMLIKSAVEIYFKRLNFVSEFKNFFETSYKFVSNNIEVPEIIYMPDTIKNDEIKDKDSIKELLQRRYSDLSSSEFRRGSTLFGPHKDDIIFKINGLNSREAASQGQHKSLLISIKLAEFEYLKDILNETPVILFDDVFSELDTQRSNAVFSKIMENKAQTLITLTNAERFSDLNNISTVYYEVQNGIVRRHNVNK; encoded by the coding sequence ATGCATATAAAGAGTATAAATATAAATAATTTCAGGAATCACTCCAATACTCAAATTGAATTTGGCGATGGCGTGAATGTTATTAGCGGGCAAAACGGTTCCGGCAAGACAACAATTCTGGAGGCTGTATCAGTTGCCTCACTTTCAAAAACATTCCAACCCTGCCTGGACATATCATTAATTAAGTCAGGAGAGGAATATTTTAGTATAAAAACTTCTGCCATCAGCAATGTTGATGCGCCATACAACGTTCAAATCGAATATCGCAAAAATCAACGAAAAAAAATCAATACATCAATTGGGGATAATCTAAATCCAAAAGATATAATCGGAATTATACCTTTAGTTGTTCTTTCTCCTGATTTTAAGTCCCTGACATTCGGCTCACCTCAGGACAGGAGGCAGTTTCTGGATATGATTCTGTCCCAATCAGGCAGGCACTATGCTTCAGAAACACTAAGATATCGTAAGTTATTAAAACAAAGAAATTCAATGCTATCAGAGTATTTGAAATCAGGTTCAACAAATCGCGATTACTATGAAATTCTCACAGATATGCTTATTAAATCCGCTGTCGAAATATATTTCAAAAGACTTAATTTTGTATCAGAATTTAAAAATTTCTTTGAAACATCATATAAATTTGTAAGTAATAATATTGAAGTACCTGAGATAATTTATATGCCTGATACAATCAAAAATGATGAAATAAAAGATAAAGATTCAATAAAAGAATTGTTGCAACGAAGATACAGCGATCTGAGCTCATCTGAATTCAGACGTGGCTCTACGTTGTTTGGACCCCACAAGGACGATATTATTTTCAAAATTAATGGTTTGAATTCCCGCGAAGCTGCCTCGCAGGGTCAGCACAAGAGTCTGCTAATAAGTATTAAACTTGCTGAGTTTGAATATCTAAAAGATATTTTGAATGAAACGCCTGTCATTCTTTTTGACGATGTGTTTTCAGAGCTTGATACCCAACGCAGCAATGCAGTTTTTAGCAAAATCATGGAAAATAAAGCTCAGACATTAATCACACTAACAAATGCCGAGAGATTTTCTGATTTAAATAACATTTCAACCGTTTATTATGAAGTTCAAAATGGAATTGTAAGGAGGCACAATGTTAATAAATAG
- a CDS encoding PIN domain-containing protein has product MKNNFVLDACAMIAFLSDEVGANKVQELLDLANYGNISLYIHQINLLEIHYGIARSDGIGLADNILTEIRKLPIKVVDKIDNHLFDSSSYFKRNYKISLADSIALGLSRSLKAKLITSDHHEFDIIDNDKEVEFYWIDDDRLTDDGLPNVR; this is encoded by the coding sequence GTGAAAAACAATTTTGTCTTGGATGCCTGTGCAATGATTGCTTTTTTGTCAGATGAGGTAGGTGCTAATAAAGTACAGGAATTGCTTGATTTAGCAAATTACGGAAATATTTCTTTGTACATTCATCAGATTAATTTACTTGAAATTCACTATGGAATTGCAAGGTCTGATGGTATTGGATTAGCTGATAATATTCTAACAGAAATTAGAAAATTACCCATAAAAGTTGTTGATAAAATTGATAATCATTTGTTTGATAGTTCTTCTTACTTTAAGAGAAACTATAAGATTTCCTTGGCAGATTCAATTGCATTAGGTTTAAGTAGATCCCTGAAAGCAAAATTAATTACAAGCGACCACCACGAATTTGATATAATTGATAATGATAAAGAAGTCGAGTTTTATTGGATAGATGATGACCGACTTACAGATGATGGGCTTCCGAATGTACGATAA
- a CDS encoding DUF2442 domain-containing protein: MKWIEKVLEIKPFEIKTLWNDGNIRNIDFQPFLESKGKKVNSSYHQLLNKDVFVKAQCDGTTIFWQDLIEYKNLDGRICKGNLDISPEVLYELAQH, encoded by the coding sequence ATGAAATGGATAGAAAAAGTTTTAGAAATAAAGCCGTTTGAAATAAAAACACTTTGGAACGACGGCAATATACGAAATATTGATTTTCAACCCTTCTTGGAAAGTAAAGGGAAAAAAGTTAATTCTTCTTACCATCAATTACTCAACAAAGATGTTTTTGTAAAGGCGCAATGCGATGGAACAACGATTTTTTGGCAAGACTTAATCGAATATAAAAATCTTGATGGCAGAATTTGCAAAGGCAACCTTGATATTTCGCCGGAAGTATTATATGAATTAGCCCAACATTGA
- the gyrB gene encoding DNA topoisomerase (ATP-hydrolyzing) subunit B, translated as MSDEKEILSSDVAFEAIKAIEQDLPITNGDYSEGSITVLEGLDPVRKRPAMYIGDVGERGLHHLIQEVVDNSIDEALAGYCKNITVILHKDGACSVEDDGRGIPTGPHPIKKISTLEVVMCTLHAGGKFDKASYKVSGGLHGVGVSCVNALSEYFEVTVQREGKIFKQIYKEGVPQTEVEVIGESSLTGTKVYFKPDSTIFKTTTFKFDKVAERLRELAFLNNEVTINFIDELEELSETYHYEHGLLDFIGYIDIDNKTLVNPILITGSDIGDSQVETIVEICFQYNGGYTENVLSYVNNINTVEGGTHVSGFRSALTRTLNSYANNLNKKNNGKVNLTGDDFREGLTAIISVKVAEPQFEGQTKTKLGNGEVEGIVRSIVNDKLSQFLDSSPSEAKKIIDKAFVAAQARIAAKNSRDLIRRKNSLETSTLPGKLADCSLDSPQDTEIFIVEGDSAGGSAKQGRDRKFQAILPLKGKILNVQKSGPAKALENEEVKTIITALGVGFGDFFDMTRLRYGKVILMADADVDGSHIRTLLLTLFFNYMKDLIIEGKLFIAQPPLYKVKKGKQEFYAFNDSERDEIIDRFRKESPKAKVVIELEEGEAPVDADAVVLEEARKDGINISRFKGLGEMNPEQLWDTTMDPEKRTILLVTLGEAAQASRVFQMLMGDKVEPRREFIERNAQYVKNLDV; from the coding sequence ATGAGCGACGAGAAAGAAATCTTAAGTTCAGATGTAGCTTTTGAGGCTATAAAAGCAATTGAACAGGACTTGCCGATTACCAACGGCGATTACAGTGAAGGCAGTATAACAGTACTCGAAGGTTTGGACCCTGTCAGGAAAAGACCTGCGATGTACATCGGTGATGTAGGCGAACGCGGTCTTCACCATTTGATTCAGGAAGTTGTTGATAACTCTATAGATGAAGCACTTGCAGGTTACTGTAAAAATATCACGGTTATACTTCACAAAGACGGTGCTTGCAGCGTAGAAGATGACGGACGCGGAATTCCGACAGGTCCCCACCCTATAAAAAAAATATCTACTCTCGAAGTTGTAATGTGTACTCTGCATGCCGGAGGTAAATTTGACAAAGCATCTTATAAAGTATCCGGTGGTCTTCATGGTGTTGGGGTATCTTGTGTGAATGCCCTGTCAGAATATTTTGAAGTTACAGTACAGCGAGAGGGTAAAATATTCAAGCAAATTTACAAGGAAGGCGTTCCCCAAACAGAAGTCGAAGTGATTGGTGAATCTTCACTTACAGGAACCAAAGTTTACTTTAAGCCTGATTCAACAATATTCAAAACTACAACATTTAAATTTGATAAAGTTGCTGAAAGACTTCGCGAACTTGCATTTTTAAATAATGAAGTGACTATTAATTTCATTGACGAACTGGAAGAATTGAGTGAAACTTATCATTATGAACACGGTTTGCTTGACTTCATAGGCTATATTGATATTGATAACAAAACATTAGTCAATCCGATTTTGATAACAGGCTCTGATATTGGAGATTCTCAAGTTGAAACCATTGTTGAAATATGCTTCCAATATAACGGTGGTTATACTGAAAATGTACTTTCTTATGTAAATAATATCAATACAGTAGAAGGTGGTACACACGTTTCAGGCTTTCGTTCTGCATTGACAAGAACTCTTAATTCTTATGCCAATAATCTCAACAAAAAAAATAACGGCAAAGTTAATCTTACAGGAGATGATTTCCGTGAAGGTTTGACTGCAATAATATCAGTCAAAGTAGCTGAGCCGCAATTTGAAGGACAAACGAAAACCAAACTGGGCAATGGTGAAGTAGAAGGTATAGTACGCTCGATTGTGAATGATAAATTATCACAGTTTTTGGATTCAAGTCCATCAGAAGCAAAGAAAATAATTGATAAAGCTTTTGTCGCAGCACAAGCTCGTATTGCAGCAAAAAATTCAAGAGATTTGATCAGACGTAAAAATTCTTTGGAAACCTCTACCCTACCGGGTAAACTTGCAGATTGCTCTCTTGATTCACCTCAGGATACGGAAATATTCATAGTCGAGGGTGACTCAGCGGGTGGCTCTGCAAAACAAGGCAGAGACAGAAAATTTCAGGCTATTTTGCCTCTCAAGGGTAAGATATTGAATGTTCAGAAATCAGGTCCTGCCAAAGCTTTAGAAAATGAAGAAGTAAAGACAATAATCACTGCACTTGGTGTTGGTTTTGGTGACTTCTTTGATATGACAAGGCTAAGATACGGCAAAGTAATACTTATGGCGGATGCCGATGTGGACGGTTCGCATATCCGAACTCTTCTGCTGACTCTGTTTTTCAATTATATGAAAGATTTAATTATTGAGGGCAAACTTTTTATTGCCCAACCACCCCTTTACAAAGTTAAAAAAGGTAAACAAGAATTTTATGCTTTTAATGATTCAGAGCGTGACGAAATCATTGACAGATTCAGGAAAGAATCACCTAAAGCAAAAGTAGTTATTGAACTTGAAGAGGGAGAAGCTCCGGTTGATGCTGATGCTGTTGTATTGGAAGAAGCCCGAAAAGATGGTATCAATATTTCAAGATTTAAAGGACTTGGAGAAATGAACCCTGAACAGCTCTGGGATACAACTATGGACCCTGAAAAGCGAACGATTTTACTTGTAACTCTTGGCGAAGCGGCTCAGGCATCGCGTGTTTTCCAAATGCTGATGGGTGACAAAGTCGAACCGAGACGTGAATTTATAGAACGAAATGCTCAGTATGTTAAAAATCTTGATGTTTAA
- a CDS encoding DUF4160 domain-containing protein gives MPEISRFYGLIITMYGDDHNPPHFHVQYNEYRAIIEIISGEILQGSLPSKQLKYIQVWADIHKEELLENFENLNKDIKTYSKIKPLE, from the coding sequence ATGCCAGAGATATCAAGGTTTTACGGCTTAATAATTACAATGTATGGTGATGACCATAATCCTCCACATTTTCATGTACAATATAATGAGTACCGTGCTATTATTGAAATTATTAGTGGGGAAATTTTACAGGGTAGTCTCCCATCAAAGCAACTAAAATATATTCAGGTCTGGGCTGACATTCATAAAGAGGAGCTCCTTGAAAATTTTGAAAATTTGAATAAAGATATCAAAACATATTCTAAAATAAAACCTTTGGAGTAA
- a CDS encoding DUF3887 domain-containing protein, with the protein MSKFLFITISSLLFASILLATPSHEAARETARQFLKDFRNNDAEAMQSRFNETVKQQLPIEQTAQIWGQITSLFGKFLNQGEILSSDYNGFVICSSLLSFENGLLEAKITIDKDNLISGFFISPKEREEDYIPPKYADTTQFAEIRVRFGEEPFILNGAISLPKSQQPSPAVVLIHGSGPHDMDESIGPNKPFKDIAWGLASNGIAVFRFNKRTKQYPEKMMEIFNDADVYDEVIYDAVYAVNLLIENAALYNIDVNKIYVLGHSLGGTLVPRIAREQKAIAGIISLAGMSRKLENTLLDQYNYLFSLDGEIDDEEKAKIEELKIQIDRMLSPNLSKDTPSDSLPLSMPAKYWMTFKGINPAKEASELDTRILIMQGARDYQVTLQDFDIWKNALKNHKKADFLLYEDLNHLLQTGEGKSKPDEYYRPTKVDERVVEDIIKWIKK; encoded by the coding sequence ATGAGTAAATTTTTGTTTATTACAATTTCAAGTTTATTATTTGCAAGTATTCTGCTGGCAACTCCCAGCCATGAAGCAGCACGCGAGACAGCAAGACAGTTTTTGAAAGATTTTAGAAATAATGATGCTGAAGCTATGCAAAGCCGTTTTAATGAAACTGTTAAGCAACAACTTCCTATTGAACAAACTGCTCAAATTTGGGGTCAGATTACTTCATTATTCGGCAAATTTCTTAATCAAGGTGAAATTTTATCAAGTGATTATAATGGTTTTGTGATATGCAGTTCGCTATTATCATTTGAAAATGGTTTGCTTGAAGCAAAAATTACAATTGATAAAGATAATCTTATATCAGGATTTTTTATATCGCCAAAAGAAAGAGAAGAAGATTATATTCCTCCAAAATATGCAGATACTACTCAGTTTGCTGAAATCAGAGTTCGCTTCGGAGAAGAGCCTTTTATATTAAATGGTGCAATATCTCTACCCAAAAGCCAACAACCATCACCTGCAGTTGTATTGATTCATGGTTCGGGACCACATGATATGGATGAATCAATAGGTCCGAATAAACCATTTAAAGATATTGCTTGGGGACTTGCTTCCAATGGTATTGCTGTTTTCAGATTCAATAAACGAACAAAGCAATATCCTGAAAAAATGATGGAAATTTTCAACGATGCAGACGTTTATGATGAAGTAATTTATGACGCAGTTTATGCAGTAAATTTACTCATTGAGAATGCTGCACTGTACAATATTGATGTAAATAAAATTTATGTTTTAGGACATAGTCTTGGCGGAACTTTAGTTCCAAGAATTGCCAGAGAACAAAAAGCAATTGCCGGAATTATTAGTCTTGCAGGTATGTCGAGAAAACTTGAAAATACACTTCTTGACCAGTACAATTACCTCTTTTCACTTGATGGTGAAATTGATGATGAAGAAAAAGCAAAAATTGAAGAGTTGAAAATTCAAATTGACAGAATGCTCTCCCCTAACTTAAGCAAAGACACACCCTCTGATTCTTTACCTCTTAGTATGCCGGCAAAGTATTGGATGACATTCAAGGGTATTAATCCGGCTAAAGAAGCATCTGAACTTGATACCAGGATACTAATCATGCAGGGTGCCAGAGACTATCAGGTTACATTGCAGGATTTTGATATTTGGAAAAATGCTCTGAAGAATCATAAGAAAGCAGACTTCCTTCTATATGAAGACCTGAATCATTTACTCCAAACAGGTGAAGGCAAAAGTAAACCTGATGAATACTACAGACCTACTAAAGTTGATGAAAGAGTAGTAGAAGATATTATCAAATGGATTAAAAAATAA
- a CDS encoding metallophosphoesterase, with amino-acid sequence MKLIAKLIEDNPDIYAMIHGADFGTTADWRHLYWFFDDMKYSYGSDNRILPYFVSMGNHDTEIGFLENFYLGENNINEDIAFSYYYSSKVTNDISLITLNTEISLTGEQYHKLVEELPELREKSKWLLVNYHKPAFPAVKDTNEYKFKRVRDNWIPLFEKYNIDLAIESDGHSLKRTIPIRNGKIDLERGITYIGEGGLGAPLREPDTNRWFLKGGFASKDLHVWLIEVTRKSIDLKAIGIENQLFDNHKIFKKLRQ; translated from the coding sequence ATGAAGCTAATAGCTAAGCTGATTGAGGATAATCCTGATATATATGCTATGATACATGGCGCCGATTTCGGCACTACGGCTGATTGGAGGCATCTTTACTGGTTTTTTGATGATATGAAATATTCCTACGGTTCAGATAACAGAATACTTCCTTATTTTGTGTCTATGGGTAATCACGACACTGAAATTGGCTTCCTTGAAAATTTTTATTTAGGAGAAAATAATATTAATGAGGATATTGCATTCAGTTATTATTACAGTTCAAAAGTTACGAATGATATTTCACTCATAACTCTGAATACTGAAATTTCATTAACAGGTGAGCAGTATCATAAGCTTGTAGAAGAACTTCCTGAATTGAGAGAAAAATCAAAATGGCTGCTTGTGAATTATCACAAGCCGGCTTTCCCGGCCGTAAAAGATACAAATGAATATAAATTTAAAAGAGTAAGAGATAATTGGATACCTTTATTTGAAAAATATAATATTGATTTAGCAATAGAATCAGATGGTCACAGTCTTAAAAGAACAATTCCGATTAGAAATGGAAAAATTGATTTAGAGCGTGGGATTACTTACATTGGAGAAGGTGGTCTTGGAGCGCCTTTAAGAGAACCTGATACAAACAGATGGTTTCTTAAGGGAGGTTTCGCCTCAAAAGATTTACACGTCTGGTTAATTGAAGTTACCCGTAAATCAATTGATTTAAAAGCAATTGGAATTGAAAATCAATTATTCGACAATCATAAAATATTTAAGAAATTAAGGCAGTGA